One window from the genome of Acuticoccus sp. I52.16.1 encodes:
- a CDS encoding AMP-binding protein: protein MDESGLHQRDANFRALTPLNFLARTAAVYPERTAIVHGDLTQTWGETDVRVRRLAAGLRERGIGKGDVVAILAPNTPAFVEASFAVPIAGAVILTLNTRLDAGTLRYCLEHSEAKMILVDAELAARLAEAVEEMAAPPVIVRIEDVLANPTDGPYEYTYEEIFADTPMTYVPPKDEWASFTLSYTSGTTGRPKGVVYSHRGVAMTAISNALDWAMPHFPVYLWTLPMFHCHGWCFPFTIAMKAGVNVCCRQVSADAILDAFQNHGVTHFCGAPIVMQMAIDGAHKRGFKADHPIRMMTAAAPPPAVVIQRMEEVGIDVTHVYGLTEVYGPCVVSAWKPEWDEKPVEERARIKARQGVNYTLQEGLSVRHPETMEEVASDGEAVGEIMMYGNIVMKGYLKDEAATEKAFAGGMFHSGDLAVRHPDGYVEIKDRAKDIIISGGENISSIEVEDALYTHPAVASAAVVAMPSEKWGETPCAFVELVEGAEATEAELIAWVRERIAHFKAPKKVVFEPMPKTSTGKVQKFALRQRAKEIGQ from the coding sequence ATGGATGAAAGCGGGCTTCACCAGCGGGACGCGAACTTCCGCGCACTCACGCCGCTCAACTTCCTCGCCCGGACCGCCGCCGTGTACCCGGAGCGGACCGCGATCGTGCATGGCGACCTGACGCAGACCTGGGGCGAGACCGACGTGCGGGTCCGGCGCCTCGCGGCGGGCCTGCGTGAACGCGGCATCGGCAAGGGCGACGTGGTGGCGATCCTGGCGCCCAACACGCCGGCCTTCGTGGAGGCGAGCTTTGCCGTGCCGATCGCCGGCGCCGTCATCCTGACGCTCAACACCCGGCTCGACGCCGGCACCCTGCGCTACTGCCTCGAACACTCCGAGGCGAAGATGATCCTGGTCGACGCCGAGCTTGCCGCCCGCCTCGCCGAGGCGGTGGAGGAGATGGCCGCGCCGCCGGTCATCGTGCGCATCGAGGACGTCCTCGCCAACCCGACCGACGGTCCCTACGAGTACACCTACGAGGAGATCTTCGCCGACACGCCGATGACCTACGTGCCGCCGAAGGACGAGTGGGCGTCCTTCACTCTCTCCTACACTTCCGGCACCACCGGCCGGCCCAAGGGCGTCGTCTACTCCCACCGGGGCGTGGCGATGACCGCCATCTCCAACGCGCTCGACTGGGCGATGCCGCACTTCCCCGTCTACCTGTGGACCCTGCCGATGTTCCACTGCCACGGCTGGTGCTTCCCCTTCACCATCGCGATGAAGGCCGGCGTCAACGTGTGCTGCCGGCAGGTCTCGGCCGACGCGATCCTCGACGCCTTCCAGAACCACGGCGTGACCCACTTCTGCGGCGCACCGATCGTGATGCAGATGGCGATCGACGGCGCCCACAAGCGCGGCTTCAAGGCCGACCACCCGATCCGCATGATGACCGCCGCGGCGCCGCCCCCCGCGGTGGTGATCCAGCGCATGGAGGAAGTCGGCATCGACGTCACCCACGTCTACGGCCTCACCGAGGTCTACGGCCCGTGCGTGGTCTCCGCCTGGAAGCCTGAGTGGGACGAGAAGCCGGTCGAGGAGCGGGCGCGCATCAAGGCGCGGCAGGGCGTGAACTACACGCTGCAGGAGGGACTTTCAGTCCGCCATCCGGAAACGATGGAGGAGGTCGCCTCCGACGGCGAGGCGGTCGGCGAGATCATGATGTACGGCAACATCGTCATGAAGGGGTATTTGAAGGACGAGGCGGCGACCGAGAAGGCCTTCGCCGGCGGCATGTTCCACTCCGGCGACCTCGCCGTGCGCCACCCCGACGGGTACGTCGAGATCAAGGACCGCGCCAAGGACATCATCATTTCAGGCGGCGAGAACATCTCCTCGATCGAGGTGGAGGATGCGCTCTACACCCATCCGGCCGTCGCCTCGGCGGCGGTGGTGGCGATGCCGAGCGAGAAGTGGGGCGAGACGCCATGCGCCTTCGTCGAGTTGGTCGAGGGGGCGGAGGCGACCGAGGCGGAGCTGATCGCCTGGGTGCGCGAGCGCATCGCCCACTTCAAAGCCCCCAAGAAGGTCGTGTTCGAGCCGATGCCGAAGACCTCGACCGGCAAGGTCCAGAAGTTCGCCCTGCGCCAGCGGGCCAAGGAGATCGGCCAATAG
- a CDS encoding histone deacetylase: MLPVVHNPHYQAVIPPGHRFPMGKFGAVARVLADLGFGPFHVPAPAPASWIALAHDRSYVDQVFSADVPAKVAREIGFPMTDSVALRARAACAGTTLTARLALEHGIACNTAGGSHHARREQGAGFCVFNDVAIAIRVLQADGAIARALVIDCDVHQGDGTAHIFADDPSVATVSMHGANNYPVRKAASTLDVPLADGTEDDAYLAALDATLEATQALPADIVFYNAGVDPHRDDRLGRLALSDRGLAERDRHVIAAARRRGLPLVGVLGGGYMHDVETLARRHAILHLTAREAIGAARASVCHTPIDRP, from the coding sequence TTGCTCCCCGTCGTCCACAATCCACACTACCAGGCCGTCATCCCACCGGGGCACCGTTTCCCGATGGGCAAGTTCGGCGCCGTCGCCCGCGTCCTCGCGGACCTCGGCTTCGGCCCCTTCCACGTCCCCGCGCCGGCGCCCGCGTCGTGGATCGCCCTCGCCCACGACCGCAGCTACGTCGACCAGGTGTTCTCCGCCGACGTCCCGGCCAAGGTCGCCCGCGAGATCGGCTTCCCGATGACCGACAGCGTCGCGCTCCGCGCCCGCGCGGCCTGCGCCGGCACGACGCTCACCGCCCGCCTGGCCCTGGAGCACGGCATCGCCTGCAACACCGCCGGCGGCAGCCACCATGCCCGCCGCGAGCAGGGCGCCGGCTTCTGCGTCTTCAACGACGTCGCCATCGCCATCCGCGTGCTGCAGGCGGACGGCGCCATCGCGCGCGCCTTGGTGATCGACTGCGACGTCCACCAGGGCGACGGCACGGCACACATCTTCGCGGATGATCCGAGCGTCGCCACCGTCTCGATGCACGGCGCCAACAACTACCCGGTGCGCAAGGCGGCTTCGACGCTCGACGTCCCGCTCGCCGACGGAACCGAAGACGACGCCTACCTCGCCGCGCTGGACGCGACGCTGGAGGCGACACAGGCGCTCCCGGCCGACATCGTCTTCTACAACGCCGGCGTCGACCCGCATCGCGACGACCGCCTCGGCCGCCTTGCGCTGAGCGACCGCGGCCTGGCCGAGCGCGACCGGCACGTGATCGCGGCGGCGCGGCGCCGCGGCCTGCCGCTGGTCGGCGTGCTGGGCGGCGGCTACATGCACGACGTCGAGACCCTGGCGCGGCGCCACGCCATCCTCCACCTCACCGCCCGCGAGGCGATCGGCGCGGCTCGAGCGTCCGTCTGCCATACGCCGATCGATCGGCCCTAG
- a CDS encoding DUF5818 domain-containing protein has protein sequence MMKTLIGAGLAALLAVTVAQAQSDPGDGKVTDPTGGDASSEIDINKLGPALTVEGTLGSGEECAVIRTTDGKTYGIEGDIDATDVGQRVRVSGNIDPSANFCLDVKEVILVEKLEKL, from the coding sequence ATGATGAAGACACTGATTGGCGCCGGCCTCGCGGCGCTCCTGGCCGTCACCGTGGCCCAGGCGCAGTCCGACCCCGGCGACGGCAAGGTCACCGACCCGACCGGGGGCGACGCAAGCTCGGAGATCGACATCAACAAGCTCGGTCCGGCGCTCACGGTGGAGGGCACCCTCGGCTCCGGCGAGGAGTGCGCGGTCATCCGCACGACGGACGGCAAGACCTACGGGATCGAGGGTGACATCGACGCGACCGACGTCGGCCAGCGCGTGCGCGTCAGCGGCAACATCGACCCGTCGGCCAACTTCTGCCTCGACGTCAAAGAGGTCATCCTGGTCGAGAAGCTCGAGAAGCTCTGA
- a CDS encoding DUF1328 domain-containing protein: MDLLTWAIIFAVIAVIAGFFGFSGVAAGAASIARILFFIFVVIAVIFLVLLLVGGAAVAGVATVGAAALI; encoded by the coding sequence ATGGACCTTCTCACTTGGGCGATCATCTTTGCCGTGATCGCGGTCATTGCCGGCTTCTTCGGCTTCTCCGGCGTCGCCGCCGGCGCAGCGTCGATCGCGCGGATCCTCTTCTTCATCTTCGTGGTCATCGCGGTGATCTTCCTGGTGCTGCTGCTCGTGGGCGGCGCGGCCGTGGCGGGGGTCGCGACGGTCGGCGCCGCCGCGCTGATCTAG